From bacterium, one genomic window encodes:
- a CDS encoding MFS transporter produces MNPSDRREIPLTVIALGLVSFFATFSSDMIYPLLPIFLSVLGAGALNLGLVEGIAETTSSTIKILSGYLTDKAKKRKPFVLTGQSLSSLVRPLIGLSGAWPTVLGLRFMDRAGSAISTSPRDALIADVTEYESTGQAFGFQRAMEHGGSVLGPLAAVLLLKVYRFSLRKVFLFSALPAALSIGFLIFLVKEKSGKVSAAGDIGKSHLTGRRTPRQNGMGRGFRLFILAAITFTLGHPTDTFLLLRLHMAGVEAASSAVLWSLFNTIKVISTYAGGYVSDRIGPKPMIIAGWFYYAFMYLLFASLQGKRPLIGVFLLYGIYFGITEPAIRALTASFAPFDLRGRAFGYYSGAIGLASLPASLLFGLLWQKLGYQFAFAAGAVFAVLGCTWMFLIKDHLGGNP; encoded by the coding sequence ATGAATCCATCTGACCGGAGAGAAATACCCCTAACCGTTATTGCCCTTGGATTAGTAAGCTTCTTTGCTACTTTTTCGAGTGACATGATCTATCCCCTTCTGCCGATATTTTTATCCGTGCTCGGTGCAGGAGCTCTCAACCTTGGCCTTGTTGAAGGCATAGCCGAGACGACATCTTCCACCATCAAGATTCTTTCAGGTTATCTCACTGATAAGGCAAAAAAGAGAAAGCCCTTTGTCCTCACCGGGCAAAGCCTGTCCTCTCTGGTGCGGCCTTTGATCGGGCTGTCCGGTGCATGGCCTACCGTCCTCGGATTGAGATTTATGGACAGGGCAGGAAGCGCAATCAGTACTTCCCCACGGGATGCCCTGATCGCTGATGTAACCGAGTACGAGTCCACCGGACAGGCGTTCGGGTTTCAACGGGCCATGGAGCATGGGGGGTCAGTGCTGGGGCCGCTGGCCGCGGTTCTCCTGCTCAAGGTATATAGATTCAGCCTGCGCAAAGTTTTTCTCTTTTCCGCACTTCCGGCAGCTCTGTCTATCGGATTTCTGATTTTCCTGGTCAAAGAAAAATCGGGGAAGGTATCTGCGGCAGGCGACATCGGCAAAAGTCACCTGACCGGCAGACGAACGCCCAGGCAGAATGGCATGGGACGCGGTTTCAGACTGTTTATTCTCGCGGCCATCACCTTTACCCTTGGCCATCCGACTGACACCTTCCTCCTGCTCAGGCTTCATATGGCGGGTGTTGAGGCGGCAAGCTCAGCGGTTTTGTGGTCATTATTTAATACTATCAAGGTAATTTCAACCTATGCAGGTGGCTATGTTTCCGACAGGATAGGCCCTAAACCGATGATAATTGCAGGATGGTTCTATTATGCCTTCATGTATCTGTTGTTTGCCTCCCTGCAGGGTAAAAGACCACTGATCGGCGTCTTCCTGCTTTACGGCATTTACTTTGGCATCACCGAGCCTGCCATCAGGGCTTTGACTGCCTCATTTGCACCTTTCGATCTGCGGGGCAGGGCGTTCGGCTACTACAGCGGCGCTATCGGATTGGCATCCCTCCCGGCCAGCCTCCTGTTTGGCCTGCTATGGCAGAAGCTGGGTTATCAGTTTGCCTTCGCAGCAGGGGCAGTCTTCGCTGTGCTGGGATGTACATGGATGTTCTTGATTAAGGACCATTTGGGGGGCAACCCTTGA
- a CDS encoding bstEII translates to MIEGRQTSFAEYKINGHNWITLATGEYYPDILKDACELYKPVLVMFGQLLKTSESSIRLFMQISEVPNGWMRVQLARVFRKYVSPETPVEMLKRSTKAKEICDQYGASFRPIQEVQAAYTGRPIPDEALCAILWEYKDRGKKGYDLTERFFSIFRSQFPNLPIIGPQRAGKDVQIGSVFADYPNPNRPVDFVIYDDNKVDVLAIGLARYDSDRGGAQEDDRTGGYQNCANEILGYAQKCKLKTKVIFLNDGPGLLLGSMWDDYASIENSWPGKIIIVTLRLVPERISLEWLRT, encoded by the coding sequence ATGATAGAAGGAAGGCAAACGTCTTTTGCAGAATACAAGATAAACGGGCATAATTGGATAACGCTTGCCACAGGAGAATATTATCCGGATATCTTAAAAGATGCTTGCGAGCTCTACAAACCGGTGTTAGTGATGTTTGGGCAATTGCTCAAGACTTCCGAATCATCAATACGCTTATTTATGCAAATTTCAGAAGTTCCGAATGGATGGATGAGGGTGCAACTTGCTCGAGTTTTTCGAAAGTATGTTAGCCCCGAAACGCCAGTTGAGATGCTTAAAAGGAGTACAAAGGCGAAAGAAATTTGCGACCAATATGGAGCAAGTTTTAGGCCGATTCAGGAAGTCCAAGCTGCATATACAGGCCGCCCTATACCTGATGAGGCGTTGTGTGCAATTTTATGGGAATACAAGGATCGCGGGAAAAAAGGTTATGACTTAACTGAGCGATTTTTCTCTATATTCCGTTCCCAATTTCCCAATCTGCCTATTATAGGCCCACAGCGAGCTGGGAAGGATGTTCAGATAGGTTCCGTGTTTGCTGACTATCCTAACCCAAATCGTCCTGTAGACTTTGTGATCTATGATGATAATAAAGTTGATGTATTGGCTATAGGACTGGCTCGATACGATTCCGACCGAGGTGGTGCACAAGAGGACGATAGAACCGGTGGTTATCAAAATTGTGCTAACGAAATCCTTGGTTATGCACAAAAGTGTAAATTAAAAACCAAAGTCATTTTTCTCAATGATGGACCAGGTCTTTTACTTGGATCGATGTGGGATGATTATGCAAGCATAGAGAACAGTTGGCCAGGTAAGATTATTATTGTAACGCTTCGTCTAGTGCCAGAACGTATCTCTCTTGAATGGCTTCGGACTTAA
- a CDS encoding M48 family metalloprotease — protein MRNLPDKVCKRPLALVLLGFFIIFSGCTANYRTNPSARTNSAAESTVSSDVEMGKRIFEELKPQLEFTANPLIQVYVDRIGKRIVEQVYPNRFEFRYFVIKSNQLNAFALPNGYIFFTERLLNAVKTEDELAFVLCHETAHVAKTHFRRLMEKKSKVDMATMAAMIAGLLLSKDGEMATAVQAFSIGANQTISLKYSREFEDEADEAGFAYLTDSGYQGQGAIDFMEKLNQLERITIVPPVYLSTHPATASRVYHLEQLNRRNPSTPAKPVGNIRRFQIWNRLETENPQEYWKDIQAACQEDPNNPDLLYGQALALGKIGRAKESLDFFQKCLAINPRDNDALRDMGISLFRQGEYQEAQKRLDQAVKASPDDFLAFHYLGRTLKEANQADKAIAKLTQSRELQPDFAENYYYLGLLYQQKGQLEEAHENFSTHFSLKGNQKAAQFHHKEAERIKASRK, from the coding sequence ATGAGAAACTTACCGGACAAGGTCTGCAAGCGGCCGCTCGCCCTTGTGCTCCTTGGTTTTTTCATTATTTTCTCCGGCTGCACGGCCAACTACCGGACCAATCCCTCCGCCCGGACAAACTCGGCTGCGGAATCAACGGTTTCTTCGGATGTTGAGATGGGGAAAAGAATTTTCGAGGAATTGAAACCTCAACTGGAATTTACTGCCAATCCATTAATTCAGGTCTATGTTGACCGGATCGGAAAAAGGATTGTCGAACAGGTTTACCCTAATCGGTTCGAATTCCGCTACTTTGTCATCAAATCCAATCAGCTCAATGCCTTTGCCTTGCCGAACGGATATATCTTCTTTACCGAGCGCCTGCTGAATGCCGTAAAAACGGAAGATGAACTGGCCTTTGTTCTCTGTCATGAAACCGCTCACGTTGCCAAAACCCATTTCCGAAGGCTCATGGAGAAAAAATCCAAGGTTGACATGGCCACTATGGCTGCCATGATCGCAGGCCTGCTCCTGAGCAAAGACGGTGAAATGGCCACGGCTGTTCAGGCTTTCAGTATCGGAGCGAACCAGACTATTTCCCTCAAGTACAGCCGGGAGTTTGAAGATGAGGCGGACGAGGCGGGATTTGCCTACCTCACTGATTCGGGATATCAGGGGCAGGGAGCCATTGACTTTATGGAAAAGCTCAATCAACTGGAGCGGATCACCATAGTTCCGCCGGTCTACCTCTCGACCCACCCGGCCACTGCCTCGCGGGTTTACCATCTGGAGCAGTTAAACCGGAGAAACCCGTCCACTCCTGCAAAACCGGTAGGCAACATCCGCCGTTTTCAGATCTGGAACCGGCTCGAAACCGAAAACCCCCAGGAGTACTGGAAGGATATTCAGGCCGCCTGCCAGGAGGACCCCAACAATCCCGATCTTCTGTACGGTCAGGCCCTGGCCCTCGGAAAGATCGGCAGGGCGAAGGAATCCCTGGATTTCTTTCAAAAGTGCCTGGCCATCAATCCCCGTGACAATGATGCGCTTCGGGATATGGGAATCAGTCTCTTCCGCCAGGGTGAATACCAGGAGGCGCAAAAGCGCCTGGATCAGGCGGTCAAAGCCAGTCCCGATGATTTCCTGGCCTTTCATTACCTGGGCCGGACGTTGAAAGAAGCGAATCAGGCAGACAAAGCCATAGCCAAACTCACTCAGTCCAGAGAACTGCAGCCGGACTTCGCTGAAAATTACTACTATCTGGGCCTGCTCTACCAGCAAAAAGGCCAGTTGGAGGAAGCCCATGAGAACTTCAGCACCCACTTCTCCCTGAAAGGGAATCAGAAGGCAGCCCAGTTTCACCACAAGGAAGCGGAGCGGATCAAGGCAAGCAGGAAGTAA
- a CDS encoding thiamine pyrophosphate-binding protein, whose protein sequence is MAKIKTKHAFMKQLLADGVKYIFGNPGTLEESFLDALSDFPELTYVPGLQESVVTGMALGYARVTNRPAMVQVHTMVGLGNSMAMLYEARQSSLPLVVYAGEAPSKFASFDGFFAGDLVETARPVTKWAYRIIPGDDTLKVLRRAFKVAMTPPQGPVFLAIPMDVFDEEIEPDIYPTSCLDWQAGPPPEDVAKIVQALMEAENPIMLIGDQVQLSGGQDLVTRLADQLGCPVYGADFTYQGRAYHQDPLFMGTLNFSYGKYNHSVTSQADVVLAVGTSLFPEMFPDKGPYFRQGVRLFQVDLNPWEIAKNFPVEIGIVASPKQTLEAISTGIELRPDPEFRNKAAARKRYWQNRKKEDWGDVQIKYDHLRQARPMHPSLMMKTVAEMLPENAVIYDESITATAPLIHYLATAVPVSYFSSRGRCLGVGLSGAVGAKLAFPNQPLLALSGDGAALYVIQALWTAARHNLHIIFLICNNRSYRILKLNILEYWAEEGEGLRKFPHQDIDSPAIRFNEIARGFGLKSAWTATDPDSLRKALKESLADTSGPHLIDVQIEGGLSEEIQSVMGKGGGK, encoded by the coding sequence ATGGCAAAGATAAAAACCAAGCATGCTTTTATGAAGCAACTGCTTGCTGATGGAGTGAAATATATTTTCGGTAATCCCGGCACGCTGGAGGAATCGTTTCTGGATGCGCTGTCTGACTTTCCTGAGCTTACCTATGTTCCGGGCTTGCAGGAGTCGGTTGTCACGGGAATGGCTCTTGGCTATGCACGGGTGACAAATAGGCCTGCAATGGTGCAGGTGCATACCATGGTCGGGCTTGGCAACAGCATGGCCATGCTGTATGAGGCACGGCAAAGCAGCCTGCCCCTGGTGGTTTATGCCGGTGAAGCCCCGTCGAAGTTCGCTTCCTTCGATGGATTTTTTGCCGGAGACCTGGTCGAAACAGCCAGGCCGGTGACGAAATGGGCTTACCGGATCATTCCGGGAGACGATACGCTCAAAGTGCTGCGCAGGGCGTTTAAGGTAGCCATGACCCCTCCGCAGGGGCCGGTATTTCTGGCTATTCCCATGGATGTTTTCGATGAGGAGATCGAGCCTGACATTTATCCCACCAGTTGCCTGGACTGGCAGGCAGGCCCGCCGCCTGAGGATGTGGCCAAGATCGTACAGGCGCTGATGGAGGCCGAAAATCCCATCATGCTGATCGGGGATCAGGTTCAGCTTTCCGGCGGTCAGGATCTGGTGACCAGACTGGCCGATCAGCTCGGCTGTCCGGTGTACGGAGCGGATTTTACCTATCAGGGCAGGGCCTATCACCAGGATCCTCTGTTCATGGGCACCCTGAATTTCTCTTACGGCAAGTACAACCATTCCGTCACCAGCCAGGCTGATGTGGTTCTGGCTGTCGGCACCTCACTTTTCCCGGAGATGTTTCCCGACAAGGGCCCCTACTTCCGCCAGGGGGTACGGCTTTTTCAGGTTGACTTGAATCCCTGGGAAATTGCCAAAAACTTTCCGGTCGAGATCGGTATCGTGGCCAGTCCGAAGCAGACCCTGGAGGCTATCTCGACCGGCATAGAGCTGCGGCCCGATCCTGAATTTCGGAATAAGGCAGCGGCACGGAAACGATACTGGCAGAACAGGAAGAAAGAGGATTGGGGAGATGTGCAGATAAAATACGATCACCTTCGCCAGGCACGGCCCATGCACCCGTCGCTGATGATGAAGACCGTGGCTGAAATGCTCCCGGAAAATGCCGTTATCTACGATGAGTCGATCACAGCCACCGCCCCTCTGATCCACTATCTTGCTACCGCTGTGCCGGTGAGCTACTTCAGCAGCCGGGGGCGGTGCCTGGGGGTAGGCTTGAGCGGTGCAGTCGGGGCCAAGCTCGCCTTTCCCAACCAGCCTTTACTGGCCCTGTCGGGTGACGGTGCAGCCCTGTACGTAATCCAGGCTTTATGGACCGCAGCCCGCCATAACCTGCATATCATCTTCCTGATCTGTAATAACCGAAGTTATCGGATCCTGAAGCTGAACATTCTGGAGTATTGGGCTGAGGAGGGAGAAGGCCTTCGCAAGTTTCCGCACCAGGATATCGACTCTCCCGCCATCCGGTTCAATGAGATAGCCAGGGGATTCGGCCTGAAGTCAGCATGGACGGCAACCGATCCTGACTCTCTGAGAAAGGCGCTGAAAGAATCCCTGGCCGATACGAGCGGACCGCATCTCATCGATGTGCAGATTGAAGGCGGATTGTCCGAAGAGATTCAATCAGTCATGGGTAAAGGAGGAGGAAAGTAG
- a CDS encoding site-specific DNA-methyltransferase, with the protein MATGIPKTKWNNDKVPHSIDTLQDIFDISLSYKGKRLEREILATRPAETKVLWQGKYKNEDQNENRLYYGDNLHILASLLNDPLVRGKVRLIYIDPPFATKSIFQSRSQTDAYCDLLVGSNYIEFMRERLLLLRELLAQDGSIYIHLDDNMAFYIKIIMDEIFGRENFRNWITRKKCNPKNYTRKAYGNISDYILFYTKSDSYVWNRSLEKWTSDRAAKEYQYIEEKTGRRYKKVPIHAPGIRNGETGKPWRGMSPPPGKHWQFLPKTLDEMDARGDIYWSPNGNPRRKIYLDESDGIPVQDIWLEFCDAHNQNIKITGYPTEKNPDLLARIIEASSNAGDLIIDCFSGAGTTLAVASQLGRRWIGIDNSGEAITTTLRRFAQGLERMGDFVTKGKSPKENKQIGKPLPMFDSAELPIQGKVISKQDNVIKDFSLYVTESYAEELEDSIMKWRECIY; encoded by the coding sequence TTGGCTACGGGTATTCCTAAAACAAAATGGAATAACGATAAAGTACCACATTCTATTGACACCCTTCAGGATATTTTTGATATATCATTATCTTACAAAGGGAAACGCCTGGAGCGTGAAATTCTTGCCACTAGACCCGCTGAAACTAAAGTATTGTGGCAAGGTAAATATAAGAATGAAGATCAAAATGAGAACCGTCTTTACTATGGTGACAACTTGCATATCTTAGCTTCTCTTCTCAATGATCCCTTAGTACGTGGAAAGGTACGCCTTATTTATATTGATCCGCCTTTTGCAACTAAAAGTATTTTTCAGTCTCGCTCTCAAACCGATGCTTATTGTGACTTATTAGTTGGTTCCAACTATATTGAGTTCATGCGTGAAAGATTATTGTTACTTCGAGAGCTCTTAGCGCAAGATGGTTCAATTTATATACACCTTGACGATAATATGGCTTTCTATATTAAAATTATTATGGACGAAATTTTTGGCCGAGAAAACTTTCGAAATTGGATCACACGAAAGAAATGCAATCCCAAGAATTACACTCGAAAAGCTTATGGTAATATTTCAGACTATATTCTCTTTTATACTAAATCAGATAGTTACGTCTGGAATCGCTCTCTTGAAAAATGGACTTCAGATCGCGCTGCAAAGGAATATCAGTACATTGAAGAGAAAACCGGACGTAGATATAAGAAGGTTCCCATTCATGCCCCTGGCATACGAAATGGTGAAACAGGAAAGCCTTGGCGAGGAATGAGCCCTCCGCCTGGAAAGCATTGGCAATTTCTGCCCAAAACACTTGATGAGATGGATGCAAGAGGAGATATCTATTGGTCTCCAAATGGTAATCCACGGAGAAAGATATATTTAGATGAAAGTGACGGTATTCCTGTGCAGGATATTTGGCTAGAATTCTGCGACGCGCACAACCAGAACATAAAAATTACTGGCTATCCAACGGAAAAAAATCCAGATTTGCTTGCCCGTATTATTGAAGCCTCCTCAAACGCTGGTGATCTGATAATTGATTGTTTTTCTGGAGCTGGAACAACTTTGGCTGTAGCTTCTCAGCTAGGGCGCAGATGGATAGGAATTGATAATAGTGGTGAAGCTATCACAACTACTCTGAGGCGATTTGCTCAAGGGCTTGAACGCATGGGTGATTTCGTCACCAAAGGTAAATCTCCAAAAGAAAATAAACAGATCGGTAAACCTCTTCCAATGTTCGATTCAGCGGAATTGCCCATACAAGGTAAGGTAATCTCTAAACAGGATAATGTTATCAAAGATTTCTCTCTTTATGTGACGGAGTCGTATGCCGAGGAATTAGAAGACAGTATTATGAAATGGAGAGAGTGTATTTATTAG